In the Agrococcus sp. Marseille-Q4369 genome, one interval contains:
- a CDS encoding ABC transporter ATP-binding protein: MTATGATTTPVLETKQLVAGYLPGVNILNGCSIVANQGDLIGIIGPNGAGKSTLLKAVFGQVNIREGSVLLNGDDITGLKADKLVSKGVGMVPQNNNVFPSLTIEENLEMGLFQEPKMFKERFEFVGALFPELVKRRKQRAGSLSGGERQMVAMGRALMMDPAVLLLDEPSAGLSPVRQDETFLRVAEINSHGVTIVMVEQNARRCLQIAHRAYVLDQGKDAYTGTGREMLNDPKVIQLYLGTLATDVEEKARTSSQATVEPTPDVATTTAPPVVTEEPKAP, encoded by the coding sequence ATGACCGCGACCGGTGCGACGACCACCCCGGTGCTCGAGACGAAGCAGCTCGTCGCTGGGTACCTCCCAGGCGTCAACATCCTCAACGGCTGCTCGATCGTCGCCAACCAAGGCGACCTCATCGGCATCATCGGCCCGAACGGCGCCGGCAAGTCGACGCTGCTCAAGGCGGTCTTCGGGCAGGTGAACATCCGCGAGGGGTCGGTGCTGCTGAACGGCGACGACATCACCGGGCTCAAGGCCGACAAGCTCGTGAGCAAGGGCGTCGGCATGGTGCCGCAGAACAACAACGTGTTCCCGTCGCTCACGATCGAGGAGAACCTCGAGATGGGGCTCTTCCAGGAGCCGAAGATGTTCAAGGAGCGCTTCGAGTTCGTCGGCGCGCTCTTCCCTGAGCTCGTGAAGCGGCGCAAGCAGCGCGCGGGCAGCCTCTCGGGCGGTGAGCGCCAGATGGTCGCGATGGGCCGCGCGCTCATGATGGACCCCGCGGTGCTGCTGCTCGACGAGCCGAGCGCTGGCTTGAGCCCCGTGCGCCAGGACGAGACGTTCCTGCGGGTCGCCGAGATCAACAGCCACGGCGTGACGATCGTCATGGTCGAGCAGAACGCGCGGCGCTGCCTGCAGATCGCGCACCGCGCGTACGTGCTCGACCAGGGCAAGGACGCCTACACGGGCACCGGCCGTGAGATGCTCAACGACCCCAAGGTCATCCAGCTCTACCTCGGCACGCTCGCGACCGACGTCGAGGAGAAGGCGCGCACGTCGTCGCAGGCGACGGTCGAGCCGACGCCCGACGTCGCCACGACGACCGCTCCCCCGGTCGTGACCGAGGAGCCGAAGGCGCCGTAG
- a CDS encoding DUF4190 domain-containing protein encodes MSQATWQQQGWGAPQPAQPAPGPQPTGWSAPTHPGPTTSTLAVLAIIAAACGATVLPIIGSIAAMVMGAIALGGIKRTGEDGRLLAIWAIILGAVTIVAMLSATITGIAMIVQLAEQVQPGL; translated from the coding sequence ATGAGCCAGGCCACGTGGCAGCAGCAGGGGTGGGGTGCCCCGCAGCCCGCCCAGCCCGCTCCGGGACCGCAGCCGACGGGGTGGAGCGCGCCGACGCATCCGGGACCGACGACGAGCACCCTCGCGGTGCTCGCGATCATCGCGGCCGCGTGCGGCGCGACGGTGCTGCCGATCATCGGCTCGATCGCGGCGATGGTCATGGGCGCGATCGCGCTCGGGGGCATCAAGCGCACCGGTGAGGACGGCCGGCTGCTCGCGATCTGGGCCATCATCCTCGGCGCCGTCACGATCGTGGCCATGCTCTCGGCGACGATCACCGGGATCGCGATGATCGTGCAGCTCGCCGAACAGGTGCAGCCGGGCCTCTAG
- a CDS encoding branched-chain amino acid ABC transporter permease → MDFLSIINSAASEILSPTTAAFALATIGLNVHFGYSGLLNFGQAGFMAIGAYAFAIFTMMVDPTATLGWPVWLSFIAAVLVAIVAAVVFALILGIPTLRLRGDYLAIVTIAAAEIIRFSVRTQDLTAITGGSQGLRGADYKGDFDAMNPLTGTTYGFGPWTATAYDTWVRIVAWSLVIVALVLVWLLMRSPWGRVIKGIREDEDAVRSLGKNVYGYKMQALVLGGVLGAVAGVMFVLPRAVQPDNFATTMTFYIWTALLLGGAATVFGPLLGSILFWVLLSFTGGVINLLHGMGVFGDMSGSQAGQIRFVLIGIALMVLVIFRPQGILGNKKELSFNV, encoded by the coding sequence ATGGACTTCCTCTCCATCATCAACTCCGCCGCCAGCGAGATCCTCTCGCCCACCACCGCCGCCTTCGCCCTCGCGACGATCGGCCTCAACGTCCACTTCGGCTACTCCGGCCTGCTGAACTTCGGCCAGGCTGGCTTCATGGCGATCGGCGCGTACGCGTTCGCGATCTTCACGATGATGGTCGACCCGACGGCGACGCTCGGCTGGCCGGTGTGGCTGTCGTTCATCGCGGCCGTGCTCGTCGCGATCGTCGCTGCGGTGGTCTTCGCCCTCATCCTCGGCATCCCGACGCTGCGGCTGCGCGGCGACTACCTCGCGATCGTGACGATCGCGGCGGCCGAGATCATCCGCTTCTCGGTCCGCACGCAAGATCTCACCGCCATCACGGGCGGCTCGCAGGGTCTCCGCGGCGCGGACTACAAGGGCGACTTCGACGCGATGAACCCGCTCACCGGCACCACCTACGGGTTCGGACCGTGGACGGCCACCGCGTACGACACGTGGGTGCGCATCGTCGCGTGGTCGCTCGTGATCGTCGCGCTCGTGCTCGTCTGGCTCCTCATGCGGAGCCCCTGGGGCCGCGTCATCAAGGGCATCCGCGAGGACGAGGATGCGGTGCGCTCGCTCGGCAAGAACGTCTACGGCTACAAGATGCAGGCGCTCGTGCTCGGCGGCGTGCTCGGCGCCGTCGCCGGCGTGATGTTCGTGCTGCCTCGAGCCGTGCAGCCCGACAACTTCGCCACCACGATGACGTTCTACATCTGGACGGCGCTGCTGCTCGGCGGAGCGGCGACCGTGTTCGGGCCGCTGCTCGGCTCGATCCTCTTCTGGGTGCTGCTGTCGTTCACGGGCGGCGTCATCAACCTGCTCCACGGCATGGGGGTGTTCGGCGACATGTCGGGCTCGCAAGCAGGGCAGATCCGGTTCGTGCTCATCGGCATCGCACTGATGGTCCTGGTGATCTTCAGACCACAGGGCATCCTCGGCAACAAGAAGGAGCTGTCGTTCAATGTCTGA
- the guaB gene encoding IMP dehydrogenase: MEMRNPFGPIGLTYDDVMLLPGRTDVIPSEADTGTRLSRRIRLGIPLVSSAMDTVTEDRMAIAMARQGGLGIIHRNLSIAEQAAMVDRVKRSESGMITDPVTTHPDATIEEVDRVCGEFKVSGLPVVDEAGVLVGIVTNRDMRFVPRDEFATTLVRDIMTPSPLKTAPIGISREDAFQIFQQTKLEKLPLVDDEGRLGGLITVKDFDKIEQYPNATKDRQGRLRVGAAIGFFGDAFGRAEALAEAGVDVIVVDTANGESQGVLDMVAKLKGDSRFDDIDIIGGNVATYEGAAALIAAGVDAVKVGVGPGSICTTRVVSGVGVPQVSAIYDAARAAHDAGTDIPIIADGGLQYSGDIAKALVAGGSSVMLGSLLAGTNESPGDLVLVNGKQYKTYRGMGSLGAMQTRGKKTSYSRDRYFQADVPSDEQLIAEGIEGQVPYRGPLGSVAYQLVGGLRQSMFYTGARTIDELKEKGRFVQITAAGLKESHPHDIQMVVEAPNYRR, from the coding sequence ATGGAGATGCGCAACCCGTTCGGGCCGATCGGCCTCACCTACGACGACGTCATGCTGCTGCCCGGCCGGACGGATGTGATCCCGAGCGAGGCCGACACCGGCACGCGGCTCTCGCGCCGCATCCGGCTCGGCATCCCGCTCGTCTCGAGCGCGATGGACACCGTGACCGAGGACCGCATGGCGATCGCCATGGCGCGCCAGGGCGGGCTCGGCATCATCCACCGCAACCTCTCGATCGCCGAGCAGGCGGCGATGGTCGACCGCGTGAAGCGCTCGGAGTCGGGGATGATCACGGACCCCGTGACGACGCATCCGGACGCCACGATCGAGGAGGTCGACCGCGTCTGCGGCGAGTTCAAGGTCTCGGGGCTCCCGGTGGTCGACGAGGCGGGCGTGCTCGTCGGCATCGTGACGAACCGCGACATGCGCTTCGTGCCGCGCGACGAGTTCGCGACGACGCTCGTGCGCGACATCATGACGCCCTCGCCGCTCAAGACCGCGCCGATCGGCATCTCGCGCGAGGACGCGTTCCAGATCTTCCAGCAGACGAAGCTCGAGAAGCTGCCGCTCGTCGACGACGAGGGCCGCCTCGGCGGGCTCATCACCGTCAAGGACTTCGACAAGATCGAGCAGTACCCGAACGCGACGAAGGACCGGCAGGGACGGCTCCGCGTCGGCGCCGCGATCGGCTTCTTCGGCGACGCCTTCGGGCGCGCCGAGGCACTCGCGGAGGCAGGTGTCGACGTCATCGTCGTCGACACCGCGAACGGCGAGAGCCAGGGCGTGCTCGACATGGTGGCGAAGCTCAAGGGCGACAGCCGCTTCGACGACATCGACATCATCGGCGGCAACGTCGCGACGTACGAGGGTGCGGCGGCGCTCATCGCCGCGGGCGTCGATGCCGTGAAGGTCGGCGTCGGGCCGGGCTCGATCTGCACGACGCGCGTCGTCTCGGGCGTGGGCGTGCCGCAGGTCTCGGCCATCTACGACGCCGCGCGCGCCGCGCACGATGCGGGCACCGACATCCCGATCATCGCCGACGGCGGGCTGCAGTACTCGGGCGACATCGCGAAGGCGCTCGTCGCGGGCGGGTCGTCGGTCATGCTCGGCTCGCTCCTCGCGGGCACGAACGAGAGCCCGGGCGATCTCGTGCTCGTCAACGGCAAGCAGTACAAGACGTACCGCGGGATGGGTTCGCTCGGCGCGATGCAGACGCGCGGCAAGAAGACCTCCTACTCGCGCGACCGCTACTTCCAGGCCGACGTGCCGAGCGACGAGCAGCTCATCGCCGAGGGCATCGAGGGGCAGGTGCCCTACCGCGGCCCGCTCGGCTCGGTCGCCTACCAGCTCGTCGGCGGGCTGCGGCAGTCGATGTTCTACACCGGTGCGCGCACGATCGACGAGCTTAAGGAGAAGGGCCGCTTCGTGCAGATCACCGCGGCCGGGCTCAAGGAGTCGCACCCGCACGACATCCAGATGGTCGTCGAGGCGCCGAACTACCGCCGCTGA
- a CDS encoding class I SAM-dependent methyltransferase yields the protein MDADALRLLLSKEGLALLDRTGAGLDGGEVVREVARLRAEGHDPLLVATVLTQARLRRRARAKFGEFADGMLFTEAGLEQATRLRVAAHHAGRMRSAGMVSVADLGCGIGADALAFATLGLEVTAVERDEVTAAIAAFNLAAWQATVVHGDALEAPTDAQALWFDPARRDGASRLRDPADWSPSLDRVFERAAAQPAGVKLAPGIDRALLPPDAEHQWVTDGLETVEAVVWTGALARPAAPRSALVLGDGVAEELVGAPTHPEPGALGEWLFEPAGSVIRAELIGTLAERLGARSVSEGIAYLTGDALVETPLAQAFRVRETLPLDERRIAQRLRELGIGELEIKKRGADVDPAALRKRLKLKGDERATLIATRVGGRHRAILADRA from the coding sequence ATGGACGCCGATGCGCTGCGACTCCTGCTGTCGAAGGAGGGCCTCGCGCTGCTCGACCGCACGGGCGCGGGCCTCGACGGCGGCGAGGTCGTGCGCGAGGTCGCGCGGCTGCGTGCGGAGGGCCACGACCCGCTGCTCGTCGCGACGGTGCTGACGCAAGCGAGGCTGCGCCGTCGGGCGCGGGCGAAGTTCGGCGAGTTCGCCGACGGGATGCTCTTCACCGAAGCGGGGCTCGAGCAGGCGACGCGGCTGCGCGTCGCCGCTCACCACGCGGGCCGGATGCGCTCGGCCGGCATGGTCTCGGTCGCCGACCTCGGGTGCGGGATCGGCGCCGACGCGCTCGCGTTCGCGACCCTCGGGCTCGAGGTCACCGCGGTGGAGCGCGACGAGGTGACGGCCGCGATCGCCGCCTTCAACCTCGCGGCGTGGCAGGCGACCGTCGTGCACGGCGACGCCCTCGAGGCGCCCACGGACGCCCAGGCGCTCTGGTTCGACCCCGCGCGGCGCGACGGCGCGAGCCGGCTGCGCGACCCGGCCGACTGGTCGCCCTCGCTCGACCGGGTCTTCGAGCGCGCTGCCGCGCAGCCCGCGGGCGTCAAGCTCGCACCGGGCATCGACCGCGCGCTGCTGCCTCCCGACGCCGAGCACCAGTGGGTCACCGACGGCCTCGAGACCGTCGAGGCGGTCGTGTGGACCGGCGCCCTCGCCCGTCCCGCCGCGCCGCGCAGCGCCCTCGTGCTCGGCGACGGCGTGGCGGAGGAGCTCGTCGGTGCGCCGACGCATCCGGAGCCGGGCGCGCTCGGCGAGTGGCTCTTCGAGCCGGCGGGCTCCGTCATCCGCGCCGAGCTCATCGGCACGCTCGCCGAGCGGCTCGGCGCCCGGAGCGTCAGCGAGGGCATCGCCTACCTCACGGGCGACGCACTCGTCGAGACGCCGCTCGCGCAGGCGTTCCGCGTGCGCGAGACGCTCCCGCTCGACGAGCGGCGGATCGCGCAACGGCTGCGCGAGCTCGGCATCGGCGAGCTCGAGATCAAGAAGCGCGGCGCGGACGTCGACCCCGCGGCCCTCCGGAAGCGGCTGAAGCTCAAGGGCGACGAGCGGGCCACGCTCATCGCGACGCGCGTGGGCGGACGCCACCGCGCGATCCTCGCCGACCGCGCCTGA
- the rarD gene encoding EamA family transporter RarD, with translation MPEQRTTGVWYAVFAYAFWGVVPVYLQLTKGIDGFELIGWRVLASVAVGFALVAMTRGWVRLRAILRNRRDTWTLVLAGHAVLVNWTAFIVAVLSDRVLETSLGYFLNPLVSVVLAVLFLGERLRPTQWVAVGLGAVGVLVMVIGYGEVPWFGLTVALSFGVYGLIKKRVGGSVDALSGFTIETTAVLPASMLMLAVVVSINGMTVGAAGTTGIWATVGLGVVTALPLLAFSAAARRISLTALAFTQYLAPIISFLFGAFVMLEPMPLERWIGFSLVWLSLVLVSVDLVVGRFRRPRPLPPAA, from the coding sequence ATGCCCGAGCAGCGCACCACCGGCGTCTGGTACGCCGTCTTCGCCTACGCCTTCTGGGGCGTGGTCCCCGTCTACCTGCAGCTCACGAAGGGCATCGACGGCTTCGAGCTCATCGGCTGGCGCGTGCTCGCCTCCGTCGCGGTCGGCTTCGCCCTCGTCGCGATGACCCGCGGGTGGGTGCGCCTGCGCGCGATCCTCCGCAACCGGCGCGACACCTGGACGCTCGTGCTCGCCGGCCACGCCGTGCTCGTCAACTGGACCGCGTTCATCGTCGCGGTGCTCTCCGACCGGGTGCTCGAAACGAGCCTCGGCTACTTCCTCAACCCGCTCGTCTCGGTCGTGCTCGCCGTGCTCTTCCTCGGCGAGCGGCTGCGGCCCACGCAGTGGGTCGCCGTCGGCCTCGGGGCGGTGGGCGTGCTCGTCATGGTGATCGGCTACGGCGAGGTGCCGTGGTTCGGCCTGACCGTCGCGCTCTCCTTCGGCGTGTACGGCCTCATCAAGAAGCGCGTCGGGGGATCGGTGGATGCGCTCTCCGGCTTCACGATCGAGACCACGGCCGTGCTCCCCGCCTCGATGCTGATGCTCGCCGTGGTCGTGAGCATCAACGGGATGACCGTGGGCGCGGCGGGCACGACCGGCATCTGGGCCACGGTCGGCCTCGGAGTCGTGACGGCGCTGCCGCTGCTGGCCTTCTCGGCCGCCGCGCGCCGCATCTCGCTCACTGCGCTCGCCTTCACGCAGTACCTCGCGCCGATCATCTCCTTCCTCTTCGGCGCCTTCGTGATGCTCGAGCCGATGCCGCTCGAGCGCTGGATCGGCTTCTCGCTCGTGTGGCTCTCGCTCGTGCTCGTGTCGGTCGACCTCGTCGTCGGGCGCTTCCGTCGCCCACGGCCCTTACCGCCTGCAGCCTGA
- a CDS encoding branched-chain amino acid ABC transporter permease, protein MALAVMGMVAGGATAVAAAPLAQTEQASPYNFNGIIRDGQTPVEGVEITVTGNGVDETVATGADGRWLIGVPSTGTYTVSIDTSTLPEGLTLRDPSFESREFEVGGSTAVGVLFPFGPTTGGSPGTDPGGSPGGGEAPAPGDGETPGGTSDTGSSSNDFGSQLLARVISGLSFGLLLALAAIGITLIFGTTGVNNFAHGELLTFGGIVFYVTTTLVNWPAWIAVIVTLAASAALGWAHDWAIFKPLRRRRVGLVQVLIVTIGLSIALRYFYQFLIGGGTYGLSVERGDVLQIGPVLMRTSGVVSSVIAIVVLVAVGLFLTRTRIGKATRAVSDNAGLASASGIDVDKVIRIVWVLAGLLTGGAGILYTYFIGANIKWDVGFTILLLLFAAVTLGGLGSAFGALVGAIIIGLVTEISTLFIAPDLRYAIALLVLILVLLFRPQGILGRRERIG, encoded by the coding sequence GTGGCCTTGGCCGTCATGGGCATGGTGGCTGGTGGTGCGACCGCGGTCGCCGCCGCGCCGCTCGCCCAGACCGAGCAGGCATCCCCCTACAACTTCAACGGCATCATCCGTGACGGGCAGACGCCCGTCGAGGGCGTCGAGATCACCGTCACCGGCAACGGCGTGGACGAGACCGTCGCCACGGGCGCCGACGGACGCTGGCTCATCGGCGTCCCGTCGACCGGCACGTACACGGTGTCGATCGACACGTCGACGCTGCCGGAGGGTCTCACCCTGCGGGACCCCAGCTTCGAGAGCCGGGAGTTCGAGGTCGGCGGCTCGACCGCGGTCGGCGTGCTGTTCCCCTTCGGCCCCACCACTGGCGGAAGCCCCGGCACCGACCCGGGCGGCAGCCCCGGCGGCGGCGAGGCGCCCGCTCCCGGAGACGGCGAGACGCCCGGCGGCACCTCCGACACCGGTTCGAGCTCGAACGACTTCGGCTCGCAGCTGCTCGCGCGCGTCATCTCGGGCCTGAGCTTCGGCCTCCTGCTCGCGCTCGCCGCGATCGGCATCACGCTCATCTTCGGCACGACGGGCGTCAACAACTTCGCGCACGGCGAGCTGCTGACCTTCGGCGGCATCGTCTTCTACGTCACGACGACGCTCGTGAACTGGCCCGCGTGGATCGCGGTGATCGTGACGCTCGCCGCCTCGGCGGCGCTCGGCTGGGCGCACGACTGGGCCATCTTCAAGCCGCTCCGCCGGCGGCGCGTCGGCCTGGTGCAGGTGCTCATCGTGACGATCGGGCTCTCGATCGCGCTGCGCTACTTCTACCAGTTCCTGATCGGCGGCGGCACGTACGGCCTCTCCGTCGAGCGCGGCGACGTGCTCCAGATCGGCCCGGTGCTCATGCGCACGTCCGGCGTCGTGAGCTCGGTCATCGCGATCGTCGTGCTCGTGGCCGTCGGCCTCTTCCTCACGCGCACCCGCATCGGCAAGGCGACGCGAGCCGTGAGCGACAACGCGGGCCTCGCATCCGCCTCGGGCATCGACGTCGACAAGGTCATCCGCATCGTGTGGGTGCTCGCCGGCCTCCTCACCGGTGGTGCGGGCATCCTCTACACCTACTTCATCGGCGCGAACATCAAGTGGGACGTCGGCTTCACGATCCTGCTGCTGCTGTTCGCGGCGGTCACCCTCGGTGGCCTCGGCAGCGCATTCGGCGCGCTCGTCGGCGCCATCATCATCGGCCTCGTGACCGAGATCTCGACGCTCTTCATCGCACCCGATCTGCGGTACGCCATCGCGCTGCTCGTGCTCATCCTGGTGCTGCTCTTCCGACCGCAGGGCATCCTCGGTCGACGGGAAAGGATCGGCTGA
- a CDS encoding ABC transporter substrate-binding protein has protein sequence MQSFLRTKGPKPRRFAALGAATAGVLLLAACSGGGGGAATPSGSAGPEGNGEVDTEFVVGTILPQTGNLAFLGPPEFAGVDLAAADLEAAGFEFTVDVQHRDSGDTTTDIATASAGELISAGADIVVGAASSGVSFTFIDQLIDAGVVQISPANTSPDFSDYPDDGFYWRTAPSDVLQGRVLGNLMTGDGAASVGFITINDPYGTGLQENAAMAVEAAGGTVTGSVLYNPGDTNFTTQVQEIMAGQPDAIAIIAFAETAQIVPELVTQGFPASGMYFVDGNLSNDYNFPEGTLDGAKGTLPGNPADETFRDRLLEQDPNLQDFSYGPESYDAVILAALAAAQGGSADAETIRDNMQSVSEGGTKCTDVAECLQLIADGEDIDYDGPSGPIEFDENGDPTEAYIGIYQYGADNKYTFLTAEFGSLNE, from the coding sequence ATGCAGTCCTTCCTTCGCACCAAGGGGCCCAAGCCCCGGCGCTTCGCGGCGCTCGGCGCCGCGACCGCCGGCGTGCTGCTGCTCGCCGCATGTTCCGGCGGCGGCGGCGGAGCGGCCACCCCGTCGGGCTCGGCCGGACCCGAGGGCAACGGCGAGGTCGACACGGAGTTCGTGGTCGGCACGATCCTGCCCCAGACGGGCAACCTCGCCTTCCTGGGCCCGCCCGAGTTCGCCGGCGTCGACCTCGCCGCAGCCGACCTCGAGGCCGCCGGCTTCGAGTTCACGGTCGACGTGCAGCACCGCGACTCGGGCGACACCACGACCGACATCGCGACCGCGTCGGCGGGTGAGCTGATCTCCGCCGGTGCGGACATCGTCGTCGGCGCCGCATCGTCCGGCGTCTCGTTCACGTTCATCGACCAGCTGATCGACGCGGGCGTCGTGCAGATCTCGCCGGCGAACACCTCGCCCGACTTCTCCGACTACCCCGACGACGGGTTCTACTGGCGCACCGCGCCCTCCGACGTGCTGCAGGGCCGCGTGCTCGGCAACCTCATGACGGGCGACGGCGCGGCGAGCGTGGGCTTCATCACGATCAACGACCCGTACGGCACCGGTCTGCAGGAGAACGCGGCCATGGCCGTCGAGGCCGCCGGCGGCACTGTGACGGGCAGCGTCCTCTACAACCCGGGCGACACGAACTTCACGACGCAGGTGCAGGAGATCATGGCGGGCCAGCCCGACGCGATCGCCATCATCGCCTTCGCCGAGACGGCGCAGATCGTGCCGGAGCTCGTGACGCAGGGCTTCCCGGCCTCGGGCATGTACTTCGTCGACGGCAACCTGTCGAACGACTACAACTTCCCCGAGGGCACGCTCGACGGTGCGAAGGGCACGCTCCCCGGCAACCCCGCCGACGAGACGTTCCGCGACCGCCTCCTCGAGCAGGACCCCAACCTGCAGGACTTCTCGTACGGCCCCGAGTCGTACGACGCGGTCATCCTCGCGGCCCTCGCGGCCGCGCAGGGGGGCAGTGCCGACGCCGAGACCATCCGCGACAACATGCAGTCGGTCTCCGAGGGCGGCACGAAGTGCACCGACGTCGCGGAGTGCCTGCAGCTAATCGCCGACGGCGAGGACATCGACTACGACGGCCCCTCGGGCCCGATCGAGTTCGACGAGAACGGCGACCCGACCGAGGCGTACATCGGCATCTACCAGTACGGTGCCGACAACAAGTACACCTTCCTGACCGCGGAGTTCGGCTCGCTCAACGAGTGA
- a CDS encoding ABC transporter ATP-binding protein, with product MSDTTTPPTTHALVDGEVGPGCKKVDPIVVADGVVRQFGGLTAVDVEHVEIPRGMITALIGPNGAGKTTFFNLLTGFDRPNKGSWSFEGQSLAHVPSHKVARRGMVRTFQLTKSLGRLTVLQNMLLGARDQRGEGIFAALLKPLWAKQEQANTERADALLARFKLDAKREDYAASLSGGQRKLLEMARALMSEPSLVMLDEPMAGVNPALTQSLLDHVKGLKAEGMTVLFVEHDMHMVRHISDWVIVMAEGKVVAEGPPETIMQNQAVVDAYLGAHHDTDLGTLTNQQVAQIHEAAEDEVPIDPDASETDAVGSGGATRVATADDEEGQR from the coding sequence ATGTCTGACACGACCACGCCTCCCACCACGCACGCGCTCGTCGACGGAGAGGTCGGCCCGGGCTGCAAGAAGGTCGACCCGATCGTCGTCGCCGACGGGGTCGTGCGCCAGTTCGGCGGTCTCACGGCCGTCGACGTCGAGCACGTCGAGATCCCGCGCGGCATGATCACCGCCCTCATCGGCCCGAACGGCGCGGGGAAGACGACGTTCTTCAACCTGCTCACCGGCTTCGACCGACCCAACAAGGGCTCGTGGTCGTTCGAGGGCCAGTCGCTCGCGCACGTGCCGAGCCACAAGGTGGCCCGGCGCGGCATGGTGCGCACGTTCCAGCTCACGAAGTCCCTCGGGCGCCTCACCGTGCTGCAGAACATGCTGCTCGGCGCGCGCGACCAGCGCGGCGAGGGCATCTTCGCGGCGCTGCTCAAGCCGCTGTGGGCGAAGCAGGAGCAGGCGAACACCGAGCGCGCCGACGCGCTGCTCGCGCGCTTCAAGCTCGACGCGAAGCGCGAGGACTACGCGGCGTCGCTCTCGGGCGGGCAGCGCAAGCTGCTCGAGATGGCGCGCGCGCTCATGAGCGAGCCGAGCCTCGTGATGCTCGACGAGCCGATGGCAGGCGTCAACCCGGCGCTCACGCAATCGCTCCTCGACCACGTCAAGGGGCTCAAGGCCGAGGGCATGACCGTGCTCTTCGTCGAGCACGACATGCACATGGTGCGCCACATCTCCGACTGGGTGATCGTGATGGCCGAGGGCAAGGTCGTCGCCGAGGGCCCGCCCGAGACGATCATGCAGAACCAGGCCGTGGTCGACGCCTACCTCGGCGCGCACCACGACACCGACCTCGGCACCCTGACGAACCAGCAGGTGGCGCAGATCCACGAGGCGGCCGAGGATGAGGTGCCCATCGATCCAGACGCATCCGAGACGGACGCCGTGGGCAGCGGCGGCGCGACGCGGGTCGCGACCGCCGACGACGAGGAGGGCCAGCGATGA
- the groES gene encoding co-chaperone GroES, which translates to MSVSIKPLEDRIVIKQVEAETTTASGLVIPDTAKEKPQEGEVVAVGPGRIDDNGNRVPIDVSVGDKVLYSKYGGTEVKFGADEYLVLSARDVLAIVER; encoded by the coding sequence GTGTCGGTTTCCATCAAGCCGCTCGAGGACCGCATCGTCATCAAGCAGGTCGAGGCAGAGACGACCACTGCAAGCGGTCTCGTCATCCCTGACACCGCCAAGGAGAAGCCCCAGGAGGGCGAGGTCGTGGCGGTCGGCCCCGGCCGCATCGACGACAACGGCAACCGCGTGCCGATCGACGTGAGCGTCGGCGACAAGGTGCTCTACTCGAAGTACGGCGGCACCGAGGTCAAGTTCGGCGCCGACGAGTACCTCGTGCTCTCGGCTCGCGACGTGCTCGCGATCGTCGAGCGCTGA
- a CDS encoding DUF4097 family beta strand repeat-containing protein gives MDEQFESGDTRPRSPSGASASGADRIVEEWVVREGESRVIDLDEVRALRVGIVGGSVDIVAHDEPTARVEVHRVEGRDLTVKLEHGRLSIAHPRVSWDDVWQSVKALVGVRAKVELSILVPRDATLSLGQVSASALVSGLRSTATLSTVSGQLQVESHEGELELNTVSGDIEVSGGSGRLSVNGVSADVTASGALEEVGVDTVNGDVLLDVHGSPRSISVNTVSADVTLRLDAGQGVRVTTRTVSGAGSIAGHSLPRRGGTETLDGSNLFGFTANTVSGDVTVVRRDA, from the coding sequence ATGGACGAGCAGTTCGAGAGCGGCGACACCAGGCCCCGCAGCCCATCCGGTGCATCGGCGTCCGGTGCCGACCGGATCGTGGAGGAGTGGGTCGTGCGCGAGGGCGAGAGCCGCGTCATCGACCTCGACGAGGTGCGGGCGCTGCGCGTCGGCATCGTCGGCGGCAGCGTCGACATCGTCGCGCACGACGAGCCGACTGCCCGCGTCGAGGTGCACCGCGTCGAGGGGCGCGACCTCACGGTCAAGCTCGAGCACGGCCGGCTGTCGATCGCGCACCCGCGCGTGAGCTGGGACGACGTGTGGCAGTCGGTCAAAGCGCTCGTGGGCGTGCGCGCCAAGGTCGAGCTCTCGATCCTCGTGCCCCGCGACGCAACCCTCTCGCTCGGCCAGGTGAGCGCATCCGCCCTCGTCTCGGGCCTCCGCTCGACCGCGACCCTCAGCACCGTCTCCGGGCAGCTGCAGGTCGAGTCGCACGAGGGCGAGCTCGAGCTCAACACCGTCTCGGGCGACATCGAGGTCTCGGGCGGCAGCGGCCGGCTGTCGGTCAACGGCGTCTCGGCGGATGTCACGGCGAGCGGTGCGCTCGAGGAGGTGGGCGTCGACACCGTGAACGGCGACGTGCTGCTCGACGTGCACGGCTCGCCGCGCTCGATCTCGGTCAACACCGTCTCGGCCGACGTGACGCTGCGCCTCGACGCGGGCCAGGGCGTGCGGGTGACGACGCGCACTGTCTCGGGCGCCGGCTCGATCGCCGGGCACTCGCTCCCGCGCCGCGGCGGCACCGAGACGCTCGACGGCTCGAACCTCTTCGGCTTCACCGCGAACACCGTCTCGGGCGACGTCACGGTCGTGCGGAGGGACGCGTGA